One region of Malania oleifera isolate guangnan ecotype guangnan chromosome 6, ASM2987363v1, whole genome shotgun sequence genomic DNA includes:
- the LOC131157610 gene encoding U-box domain-containing protein 52-like isoform X1 — protein MRHPKSVGVKKIASGLVAVAIDKDKCSQYALKWAAENLVTKGSTIILIHVVHRPPSHPIGSPSNFSDAHNVATPSNQQLLDKQMKDLFLTFRCFCTRKDIHCLDVVLEDTDVVKALTEYVYQAGIENLVLGASSRSGFIRKFKTSDISSSASKAAPDFCSVYVISKGKISSQRNASRSAPSTSLLHEQIENQIKNSSNVVEARDKHSVSLKVAERASFRPRILTDDKESVKSPFNRGKGFNGRFGGEFSESDTDISFVSSGRPSTDIMSPLSYDYMDSGRTSRVSTCTDQSFGSVRFGTNMTDLSSQHDFSFISENSGMTSCSSRSMDDLESEMRRLKLELKQTMDLYSTACKEALTAKQKATELHRCRLEDERKLEEAQNAEEAALAVAEKEKAKCLEALEAVEAAQRMAGLEEKRRVNVEIKAHKDAEEMKKVLDALNEDSVRYRRYTIQEIEKATEFFTESRKIGEGGYGPVYKCYLDHTAVAVKVLRPDAAQGRSQFQQEVEVLSCIRHPNMVLLLGACPEYGCLVYEFMANGSLDDRLFRRGNTPALSWQLRFQIAAEIGTGLLFLHQTKPEPLVHRDLKPANILLDHNYVSKISDVGLARLVPPSVADEVTQCRLTSAAGTFCYIDPEYQQTGMLGVKSDVYSLGILFLQLITAKSAMGLTHHVQKSIENGTFSEMLDPDVPDWPVEEALGFAKLAIQCAELRRKDRPDLGTIVLPELNRLRELAVKNSSSPGPSPCHSYTSSTAQDVISDPALINSGYASSKSQSSISSLTGGQSSAD, from the exons ATGCGGCATCCAAAGAGCGTGGGAGTGAAGAAGATAGCAAGTGGGTTGGTGGCAGTTGCAATAGACAAGGACAAATGCAGCCAATATGCGCTCAAATGGGCTGCTGAGAATCTCGTCACCAAAGGCAGCACTATCATTCTAATCCATGTCGTCCATAGACCGCCTTCTCATCcaa TTGGGAGCCCTTCGAATTTTTCTGATGCCCATAACGTAGCCACACCGTCAAACCAGCAACTTCTTGACAAGCAAATGAAGGATTTGTTCCTCACGTTTCGCTGCTTTTGTACTCGTAAAGAT ATACACTGCCTTGACGTGGTACTAGAAGATACAGATGTAGTGAAGGCATTGACCGAGTATGTTTACCAGGCTGGAATTGAGAACTTGGTTCTCGGTGCATCCTCACGAAGTGGCTTTATCag AAAATTCAAGACCTCGGATATTTCAAGCAGTGCATCAAAAGCCGCACCAGATTTCTGCAGTGTCTATGTCATCTCCAAGGGGAAGATATCTTCGCAACGGAATGCTTCTCGTTCAGCCCCAAGCACTTCCCTCCTTCATGAACAAATAGAGAACCAGATAAAAAACAGCAGTAATGTTGTTGAAGCACGTGACAAGCATAGTGTTAGTCTAAAAG TAGCAGAGAGAGCATCATTCAGGCCTCGCATTTTGACGGATGACAAGGAATCAGTCAA GTCACCATTTAATAGAGGAAAAGGTTTTAATGGAAGGTTCGGCGGGGAGTTCTCGGAATCAGATACAGATATATCTTTTGTAAGCTCTGGCAGGCCAAGCACGGATATCATGTCTCCATTGAGTTATGATTATATGGATTCAGGTCGCACCTCACGGGTTTCTACCTGCACAGATCAAAGCTTTGGGTCAGTCCGCTTTGGAACCAATATGACTGACCTCAGCTCTCAGCATGATTTCTCGTTTATTTCAGAAAACAGTGGAATGACATCGTGCTCATCCCGCAGCATG GATGATTTGGAATCCGAGATGAGGAGGCTAAAGTTGGAGCTGAAGCAGACAATGGACTTGTATAGTACAGCCTGCAAAGAAGCACTGACAGCAAAACAGAAG GCAACGGAGCTCCATCGCTGCAGGCTTGAAGATGAACGAAAATTAGAAGAGGCACAGAATGCAGAGGAAGCTGCACTGGCAGTTGCAGAGAAGGAGAAAGCCAAGTGCCTGGAAGCCCTGGAAGCAGTAGAAGCTGCTCAAAGGATGGCAGGGCTGGAAGAAAAAAGGAGAGTGAATGTAGAAATCAAGGCCCACAAAGATGCAGAAGAGATGAAGAAGGTGCTGGATGCCCTAAACGAAGATAGTGTTAGGTACCGAAGATACACTATTCAAGAGATCGAAAAGGCGACAGAATTTTTTACCGAATCTCGCAAGATTGGGGAAGGGGGCTATGGCCCAGTCTATAAGTGTTATCTTGATCACACGGCTGTTGCAGTAAAGGTTTTGCGTCCAGATGCAGCTCAAGGAAGGTCACAATTTCAGCAAGAG GTTGAAGTATTAAGCTGTATACGGCATCCCAACATGGTGCTCCTTCTAGGAGCCTGCCCAGAGTATGGCTGCCTAGTTTATGAATTTATGGCTAATGGAAGCTTAGACGATCGCCTCTTCCGACGAGGAAATACACCTGCCCTCTCTTGGCAACTCCGGTTCCAAATTGCTGCTGAGATTGGCACAGGCCTCCTCTTTCTTCATCAGACTAAGCCAGAGCCTCTAGTGCACCGAGACCTCAAACCAGCGAACATTTTGCTAGACCACAACTATGTCAGTAAGATTAGTGACGTTGGACTTGCCAGGCTTGTTCCACCTTCTGTTGCTGATGAAGTAACACAGTGTCGCTTGACATCAGCTGCTGGAACTTTCTGCTATATTGATCCAGAGTATCAACAAACTGGAATGCTTGGTGTAAAATCTGATGTCTATTCCCTTGGAATCTTGTTTCTACAATTGATAACGGCCAAGTCAGCAATGGGCTTGACTCACCATGTTCAAAAATCTATTGAGAATGGTACTTTCTCTGAGATGCTGGATCCAGATGTTCCTGATTGGCCTGTTGAAGAAGCTCTGGGCTTTGCAAAGCTAGCAATCCAATGTGCAGAACTAAGGCGGAAAGACAGGCCAGATCTTGGCACGATTGTCTTGCCAGAGCTTAATAGATTGAGAGAACTCGCTGTAAAAAATAGCAGCAGTCCAGGTCCTTCCCCCTGCCACAGCTATACTTCTTCCACGGCACAG GATGTGATTAGCGACCCTGCGCTCATAAATTCAGGATATGCTAGCTCAAAGAGCCAGTCCAGCATATCATCTTTGACAGGAGGCCAATCAAGTGCAGACTGA
- the LOC131157610 gene encoding U-box domain-containing protein 52-like isoform X2 has protein sequence MSSIDRLLIQLMYNAWPHDKISFVGAVGSPSNFSDAHNVATPSNQQLLDKQMKDLFLTFRCFCTRKDIHCLDVVLEDTDVVKALTEYVYQAGIENLVLGASSRSGFIRKFKTSDISSSASKAAPDFCSVYVISKGKISSQRNASRSAPSTSLLHEQIENQIKNSSNVVEARDKHSVSLKVAERASFRPRILTDDKESVKSPFNRGKGFNGRFGGEFSESDTDISFVSSGRPSTDIMSPLSYDYMDSGRTSRVSTCTDQSFGSVRFGTNMTDLSSQHDFSFISENSGMTSCSSRSMDDLESEMRRLKLELKQTMDLYSTACKEALTAKQKATELHRCRLEDERKLEEAQNAEEAALAVAEKEKAKCLEALEAVEAAQRMAGLEEKRRVNVEIKAHKDAEEMKKVLDALNEDSVRYRRYTIQEIEKATEFFTESRKIGEGGYGPVYKCYLDHTAVAVKVLRPDAAQGRSQFQQEVEVLSCIRHPNMVLLLGACPEYGCLVYEFMANGSLDDRLFRRGNTPALSWQLRFQIAAEIGTGLLFLHQTKPEPLVHRDLKPANILLDHNYVSKISDVGLARLVPPSVADEVTQCRLTSAAGTFCYIDPEYQQTGMLGVKSDVYSLGILFLQLITAKSAMGLTHHVQKSIENGTFSEMLDPDVPDWPVEEALGFAKLAIQCAELRRKDRPDLGTIVLPELNRLRELAVKNSSSPGPSPCHSYTSSTAQDVISDPALINSGYASSKSQSSISSLTGGQSSAD, from the exons ATGTCGTCCATAGACCGCCTTCTCATCcaa CTAATGTACAATGCATGGCCACATgataaaatttcttttgttgGTGCAGTTGGGAGCCCTTCGAATTTTTCTGATGCCCATAACGTAGCCACACCGTCAAACCAGCAACTTCTTGACAAGCAAATGAAGGATTTGTTCCTCACGTTTCGCTGCTTTTGTACTCGTAAAGAT ATACACTGCCTTGACGTGGTACTAGAAGATACAGATGTAGTGAAGGCATTGACCGAGTATGTTTACCAGGCTGGAATTGAGAACTTGGTTCTCGGTGCATCCTCACGAAGTGGCTTTATCag AAAATTCAAGACCTCGGATATTTCAAGCAGTGCATCAAAAGCCGCACCAGATTTCTGCAGTGTCTATGTCATCTCCAAGGGGAAGATATCTTCGCAACGGAATGCTTCTCGTTCAGCCCCAAGCACTTCCCTCCTTCATGAACAAATAGAGAACCAGATAAAAAACAGCAGTAATGTTGTTGAAGCACGTGACAAGCATAGTGTTAGTCTAAAAG TAGCAGAGAGAGCATCATTCAGGCCTCGCATTTTGACGGATGACAAGGAATCAGTCAA GTCACCATTTAATAGAGGAAAAGGTTTTAATGGAAGGTTCGGCGGGGAGTTCTCGGAATCAGATACAGATATATCTTTTGTAAGCTCTGGCAGGCCAAGCACGGATATCATGTCTCCATTGAGTTATGATTATATGGATTCAGGTCGCACCTCACGGGTTTCTACCTGCACAGATCAAAGCTTTGGGTCAGTCCGCTTTGGAACCAATATGACTGACCTCAGCTCTCAGCATGATTTCTCGTTTATTTCAGAAAACAGTGGAATGACATCGTGCTCATCCCGCAGCATG GATGATTTGGAATCCGAGATGAGGAGGCTAAAGTTGGAGCTGAAGCAGACAATGGACTTGTATAGTACAGCCTGCAAAGAAGCACTGACAGCAAAACAGAAG GCAACGGAGCTCCATCGCTGCAGGCTTGAAGATGAACGAAAATTAGAAGAGGCACAGAATGCAGAGGAAGCTGCACTGGCAGTTGCAGAGAAGGAGAAAGCCAAGTGCCTGGAAGCCCTGGAAGCAGTAGAAGCTGCTCAAAGGATGGCAGGGCTGGAAGAAAAAAGGAGAGTGAATGTAGAAATCAAGGCCCACAAAGATGCAGAAGAGATGAAGAAGGTGCTGGATGCCCTAAACGAAGATAGTGTTAGGTACCGAAGATACACTATTCAAGAGATCGAAAAGGCGACAGAATTTTTTACCGAATCTCGCAAGATTGGGGAAGGGGGCTATGGCCCAGTCTATAAGTGTTATCTTGATCACACGGCTGTTGCAGTAAAGGTTTTGCGTCCAGATGCAGCTCAAGGAAGGTCACAATTTCAGCAAGAG GTTGAAGTATTAAGCTGTATACGGCATCCCAACATGGTGCTCCTTCTAGGAGCCTGCCCAGAGTATGGCTGCCTAGTTTATGAATTTATGGCTAATGGAAGCTTAGACGATCGCCTCTTCCGACGAGGAAATACACCTGCCCTCTCTTGGCAACTCCGGTTCCAAATTGCTGCTGAGATTGGCACAGGCCTCCTCTTTCTTCATCAGACTAAGCCAGAGCCTCTAGTGCACCGAGACCTCAAACCAGCGAACATTTTGCTAGACCACAACTATGTCAGTAAGATTAGTGACGTTGGACTTGCCAGGCTTGTTCCACCTTCTGTTGCTGATGAAGTAACACAGTGTCGCTTGACATCAGCTGCTGGAACTTTCTGCTATATTGATCCAGAGTATCAACAAACTGGAATGCTTGGTGTAAAATCTGATGTCTATTCCCTTGGAATCTTGTTTCTACAATTGATAACGGCCAAGTCAGCAATGGGCTTGACTCACCATGTTCAAAAATCTATTGAGAATGGTACTTTCTCTGAGATGCTGGATCCAGATGTTCCTGATTGGCCTGTTGAAGAAGCTCTGGGCTTTGCAAAGCTAGCAATCCAATGTGCAGAACTAAGGCGGAAAGACAGGCCAGATCTTGGCACGATTGTCTTGCCAGAGCTTAATAGATTGAGAGAACTCGCTGTAAAAAATAGCAGCAGTCCAGGTCCTTCCCCCTGCCACAGCTATACTTCTTCCACGGCACAG GATGTGATTAGCGACCCTGCGCTCATAAATTCAGGATATGCTAGCTCAAAGAGCCAGTCCAGCATATCATCTTTGACAGGAGGCCAATCAAGTGCAGACTGA